TCCTGGACCACGACGCGCTGTACGAGGAAGCGAAGACCGGCAGAATCCAGGTCCAGCTGGACGTGACCACGCCCGAACCCCTGCCGCCCGACCACAGATTGCGTCCCCTGCCCAACGTGGTCATCACGCCCCACAGTTCGGGTGCCGGGGCCTTCGGCCACCTCGAGATCGGCGAGATTACCTTAAGCGCGCTGGAGTGCTTTTTCGGGGAAAAGGAGCCGGTGCCGGGCGAGGTGGATCTGGCACACTGGGCGCTGATTGCGTAGGGGTGGTTTAATGGAGCGCCGCGCGGCGAACGCCATATGGAGCTAGCCCCGCCTCAGCGCCGCCAGTACTGTATTCTCCATCAACATGGCCACGGTCATGGGACCGACGCCCCCGATGCGGGGCGTGATCCAGCCGGCGACCTCGGCCACGTCCTCGTCCACGTCGCTGAGGAGTTTCTTGCCCTTCCGGGTGATGCCCGCGGCCACCACGGCCGCGCCGGGTTTCACCATGTCCTTCGTGATCAGTCCGGGCGAACCCGCGGCGGCGATGATGATATCGGCTTCGCGCAGGTGGTCGGCCATGTCGGGTACGGCCGAATGCAGTACGGTGACCGCGGCGTTGCAGTGGGGCCGTTTCAACGACAGCAGGAGTGCCAGCGGCCGGCCGATGGTCAGTCCGCGGCCCACGATCGCCACGTTCTTGCCTTCGATGGGCACGCCGTAATGGACCAGCAGGGCGAGGATGCCGTTGGGCGTGCAGGGCAGGGGCCCCGGCTTTCCGATCACCAGCCGGCCCAGGTTGATGGGATTGAGCCCGTCCGCGTCTTTGTCAGGCGCCACGGAGAGCAGCGCTTCGTCCTCGTCGAGTCCATCCGGCAGCGGGA
This is a stretch of genomic DNA from Gemmatimonadota bacterium. It encodes these proteins:
- a CDS encoding bifunctional 5,10-methylenetetrahydrofolate dehydrogenase/5,10-methenyltetrahydrofolate cyclohydrolase gives rise to the protein MGSDQGPVIMSGRKLADEMQARLANEVTALHERGITPGLATILVGDDGPSATYISMKHRACEEIGIRSIHTHLPESTSQEELLRTIGRMNEDTEVDAILVQIPLPDGLDEDEALLSVAPDKDADGLNPINLGRLVIGKPGPLPCTPNGILALLVHYGVPIEGKNVAIVGRGLTIGRPLALLLSLKRPHCNAAVTVLHSAVPDMADHLREADIIIAAAGSPGLITKDMVKPGAAVVAAGITRKGKKLLSDVDEDVAEVAGWITPRIGGVGPMTVAMLMENTVLAALRRG